The following are encoded in a window of Kitasatospora sp. NBC_01250 genomic DNA:
- a CDS encoding ABC transporter ATP-binding protein encodes MIEAVGLTKRYGPKTAVQDLSFSVRPGIVTGFLGPNGAGKSTTMRMLLGLDNPSAGHATINGRRYADHPAPLREVGAMLEARAIHTGRSAFNHLLALAATHGIARSRVEEVIDLVGLRQVARKRAGGFSLGMGQRLGIASALLGDPATLILDEPVNGLDPEGILWIRNLLKSLAAEGRTVLVSSHLMSEMALTAEHLIVIGRGQLIADTSVADFTERASRGGVLVRTPDSVRLGELLRELPGVTVTAGDDAQLLTVDGTDSERVGRLAAEHALTLFELTPQKASLEEAFMEMTKDAVEYDAVVAPRTLVEEHAA; translated from the coding sequence ATGATCGAAGCCGTCGGCCTCACCAAGCGCTACGGCCCCAAAACCGCCGTCCAGGACCTGAGTTTCAGCGTCCGCCCCGGCATCGTGACCGGCTTCCTCGGCCCCAACGGCGCCGGCAAGTCCACCACCATGCGGATGCTGCTCGGCCTGGACAACCCGAGCGCCGGCCACGCCACCATCAACGGCCGCCGCTACGCCGACCACCCGGCCCCGCTGCGCGAGGTCGGCGCGATGCTGGAGGCGCGCGCCATCCACACCGGCCGCTCCGCCTTCAACCACCTGCTCGCGCTGGCCGCCACGCACGGCATCGCGCGCTCGCGGGTGGAGGAGGTGATCGACCTGGTCGGGCTGCGCCAGGTCGCCCGCAAGCGGGCCGGCGGCTTCTCGCTCGGCATGGGCCAGCGCCTGGGCATCGCCTCCGCGCTGCTCGGCGATCCCGCCACGCTGATCCTCGACGAGCCGGTCAACGGCCTCGACCCCGAGGGCATCCTGTGGATCCGCAACCTGCTCAAGTCCCTTGCCGCCGAAGGCCGCACCGTGCTGGTCTCGTCGCACCTGATGAGCGAGATGGCACTCACCGCCGAGCACCTGATCGTGATCGGCCGCGGACAGCTGATCGCCGACACCTCGGTGGCCGACTTCACCGAGCGCGCCTCGCGCGGCGGCGTGCTGGTGCGCACCCCCGACTCGGTGCGGCTCGGCGAGCTGCTGCGCGAGCTGCCCGGCGTCACCGTCACCGCGGGTGACGACGCCCAGCTGCTGACCGTGGACGGCACCGACAGCGAGCGGGTCGGCCGGCTGGCCGCGGAGCACGCCCTGACGCTCTTCGAGCTGACGCCGCAGAAGGCCTCGCTGGAGGAGGCCTTCATGGAAATGACCAAGGACGCCGTCGAGTACGACGCCGTGGTCGCACCCCGCACGCTGGTCGAGGAGCACGCCGCATGA
- a CDS encoding glycosyl hydrolase family 18 protein, whose translation MFTRTLPRGADGAPAGRRRSKGLAALALGACASLLLGASLSLTSGGTALAAATNTTGAPATSGGLKVAYFDQWSVYANAYTAKTIQDTGEAGKLDYLIYDFENIDPTSGKCFEATKAASQDDNNPSAGDGAADAFADYEKSFDASSSVSGVADTWNQPITGNFNQLKELKAKNPNLKILLSIGGWTYSKYFSDVAATDASRKAFASSCIDMFIKGNLPTDAGFGGPGSAAGIFDGFDIDWEYPGGGGHTGNHAAPADKQNYTALLAELRSELDAQGKADGKTYALSAAVGAGQDKIQNVETDKIGQYLTFMDVMSYDMHGGWEATGPTNHQAALYSDPADPSGPIAPGTSKYSIDEAIKAWTAGDPQYGIPGGFPANKINIGVPFYYRGWTGVPAGSSHGLFQTATGPAPGAAMSGNVNGIRMYKELNGVVDNPADTFWDPVAQAAYFYDGTNFWSGEDAQSIQAKADYLHCNGLGGSFAFSLYDLGTQTGLFDKMVDATNGSAASCPAPPTTGPTTGPTTGPTTGPTTGPTTGPTTGPTTGPTTGPTTGPTTGPTGPTTPPVTSSPTTGVCAAPSWSASAVYATAGTKVSWKGHSYTNKWWTTGDDPSQSGAWGVWTDNGPC comes from the coding sequence ATGTTCACTCGCACGCTCCCCAGGGGAGCCGATGGCGCCCCCGCCGGGCGCCGCCGTTCCAAGGGGCTCGCGGCCCTCGCCCTCGGCGCCTGCGCCTCGCTGCTGCTCGGCGCCTCGCTCTCGCTGACCTCCGGCGGCACCGCGCTGGCCGCTGCCACCAACACCACCGGTGCGCCCGCCACCAGCGGCGGCCTCAAGGTGGCCTACTTCGACCAGTGGTCGGTCTACGCGAACGCCTACACCGCCAAGACCATCCAGGACACCGGCGAGGCCGGCAAACTGGACTACCTGATCTACGACTTCGAGAACATCGACCCGACCAGCGGGAAGTGCTTCGAGGCCACCAAGGCCGCCTCCCAGGACGACAACAACCCCAGCGCCGGTGACGGCGCGGCGGACGCCTTCGCGGACTACGAGAAGTCCTTCGACGCCTCCAGCAGCGTCAGCGGCGTCGCGGACACCTGGAACCAGCCGATCACGGGCAACTTCAACCAGCTCAAGGAGCTGAAGGCGAAGAACCCCAACCTCAAGATCCTGCTGTCGATCGGCGGTTGGACCTACTCGAAGTACTTCTCCGACGTGGCGGCCACCGACGCCTCGCGCAAGGCCTTCGCCTCCTCCTGCATCGACATGTTCATCAAGGGCAACCTGCCCACCGACGCCGGCTTCGGCGGTCCGGGCTCGGCGGCCGGCATCTTCGACGGCTTCGACATCGACTGGGAGTACCCGGGCGGCGGCGGCCACACCGGCAACCACGCCGCCCCGGCCGACAAGCAGAACTACACCGCGCTGCTGGCCGAGCTCCGCTCCGAGCTGGACGCGCAGGGCAAGGCCGACGGGAAGACCTACGCGCTGAGCGCGGCGGTCGGCGCCGGCCAGGACAAGATCCAGAACGTCGAGACCGACAAGATCGGCCAGTACCTGACGTTCATGGACGTGATGAGCTACGACATGCACGGCGGCTGGGAGGCCACCGGGCCGACCAACCACCAGGCGGCGCTGTACTCGGACCCGGCAGATCCATCCGGCCCGATCGCCCCCGGGACCAGCAAGTACTCGATCGACGAGGCCATCAAGGCCTGGACCGCGGGTGATCCGCAGTACGGCATCCCGGGCGGCTTCCCCGCGAACAAGATCAATATCGGGGTGCCGTTCTACTACCGCGGCTGGACGGGCGTGCCGGCCGGCAGTTCGCACGGCCTCTTCCAGACCGCGACCGGCCCCGCGCCCGGCGCGGCGATGTCCGGCAACGTCAACGGCATCCGGATGTACAAGGAGCTGAACGGCGTCGTCGACAACCCGGCCGACACGTTCTGGGACCCGGTGGCGCAGGCCGCGTACTTCTACGACGGCACCAACTTCTGGTCCGGTGAGGACGCCCAGTCGATCCAGGCCAAGGCGGACTACCTGCACTGCAACGGCCTCGGCGGCTCCTTCGCCTTCTCGCTCTACGACCTGGGCACCCAGACCGGGCTCTTCGACAAGATGGTCGACGCCACCAACGGCTCGGCCGCCAGCTGCCCGGCGCCGCCGACCACCGGCCCGACGACCGGTCCGACCACTGGCCCCACCACTGGCCCGACGACGGGTCCGACCACCGGCCCCACCACGGGTCCGACCACCGGCCCGACGACGGGTCCGACGACGGGTCCGACGACCGGCCCCACCGGCCCGACCACGCCGCCTGTCACCTCCTCGCCCACCACCGGCGTCTGCGCCGCCCCCAGCTGGTCCGCCTCGGCGGTCTACGCCACGGCCGGCACCAAGGTCTCCTGGAAGGGCCACAGCTACACCAACAAGTGGTGGACCACCGGCGACGACCCGAGCCAGAGCGGCGCCTGGGGCGTCTGGACCGACAACGGCCCCTGCTGA
- a CDS encoding VOC family protein: protein MPVVSTPYPPGTPCWVDLMAPDLQAAIDFYRDLFGWQGERGPDEFGGYAVLTLNGKPVAGIGPAVSMDGNPPPPTVWTTYLATADADATASRVTANGGKLLFPVMDVGTVGRMFPAVDPTGAVFGVWQAVDFGGAEIVNEPGAVIWNELNTPDVKGAAAFYKAALDIEFAPMPEMPEYNGLLVEGKTVGGAQGLGSFPPGTPPHWATYFAVDDADSVVDAAVRAGATLLAPATDTPVGRIAGLKDPQGGAFNVIKPQPFEAG, encoded by the coding sequence ATGCCCGTGGTCAGTACTCCCTACCCACCCGGCACCCCGTGCTGGGTCGACCTGATGGCCCCCGATCTCCAGGCGGCCATCGACTTCTACCGCGACCTGTTCGGCTGGCAGGGCGAGCGCGGCCCCGACGAGTTCGGCGGCTACGCGGTGCTCACCCTGAACGGCAAGCCGGTGGCCGGCATCGGCCCGGCCGTCTCCATGGACGGCAACCCGCCGCCGCCCACCGTCTGGACCACCTACCTGGCCACCGCCGACGCGGACGCCACCGCGAGCAGGGTCACCGCGAACGGCGGCAAGCTGCTCTTCCCGGTGATGGACGTGGGCACGGTCGGGCGGATGTTCCCCGCCGTCGACCCGACCGGCGCGGTCTTCGGCGTCTGGCAGGCGGTGGACTTCGGCGGCGCGGAGATCGTCAACGAGCCCGGCGCGGTGATCTGGAACGAGCTGAACACCCCCGACGTCAAGGGCGCCGCCGCCTTCTACAAGGCGGCGCTCGACATCGAGTTCGCCCCGATGCCGGAGATGCCCGAGTACAACGGGCTGCTGGTGGAGGGCAAGACGGTCGGCGGCGCGCAGGGCCTGGGCAGCTTCCCGCCCGGCACGCCCCCGCACTGGGCCACCTACTTCGCGGTGGACGACGCCGACAGCGTGGTGGACGCCGCGGTGCGGGCCGGCGCCACGCTGCTGGCGCCCGCCACGGACACCCCGGTGGGCCGCATCGCCGGGCTCAAGGACCCGCAGGGCGGGGCGTTCAACGTGATCAAGCCGCAGCCGTTCGAGGCGGGCTGA
- a CDS encoding MarR family winged helix-turn-helix transcriptional regulator, with amino-acid sequence MSAPKPAPDAGNELDISEQVAIYQREFPIVDPQVETIVSSLSRVARRMGVAYSRQLTVLGITSAEWEVLKALVIAGSPYRLGPGELAKRLGLTPAAMTHRIDRMVAEDLVTRERDESNRVRVIIELTENGRDKWLESMRMAAVFEEELLQDVGADERGVLSGLLGRMLTRLEDGGA; translated from the coding sequence ATGAGCGCACCGAAACCCGCGCCGGACGCCGGCAACGAGCTGGACATCTCCGAGCAAGTGGCCATCTACCAGCGGGAGTTCCCCATCGTCGACCCCCAGGTGGAGACCATCGTCTCCTCGCTGTCGCGGGTCGCCCGGCGGATGGGGGTGGCCTACAGCCGGCAGTTGACTGTGCTCGGAATCACCAGCGCCGAGTGGGAGGTGCTCAAGGCGCTGGTGATCGCCGGCAGCCCGTACCGGCTCGGCCCCGGCGAGCTGGCCAAGCGGCTGGGCCTGACGCCGGCCGCGATGACCCACCGGATCGACCGGATGGTGGCCGAGGACCTGGTCACCCGGGAGCGCGACGAGTCCAACCGGGTGCGGGTGATCATCGAGCTGACCGAGAACGGCCGGGACAAGTGGCTGGAGTCGATGCGGATGGCCGCCGTCTTCGAGGAGGAGCTGCTCCAGGACGTCGGCGCCGACGAGCGCGGGGTGCTCTCCGGGCTGCTCGGACGGATGCTGACCCGGCTCGAGGACGGCGGCGCCTGA